One window of Corynebacterium doosanense CAU 212 = DSM 45436 genomic DNA carries:
- a CDS encoding low molecular weight protein-tyrosine-phosphatase gives MTGQTDPTIDVVCTGNICRSPMGAVILRRKLDDAGLEHVTVTSSGIADYHVGNRADERALLELTDAGYDGSAHRARQVDQDTLDADLIIAMATRHRDELLELGADADKIRLLRDFDPASGEDESVADPYYGGPAEFTRTREQIEAAADGIVDWARQRLGH, from the coding sequence ATGACTGGGCAAACTGACCCGACCATCGACGTCGTATGCACCGGTAACATCTGCCGCTCCCCCATGGGCGCGGTCATCCTGCGCCGCAAGCTTGACGACGCCGGGCTCGAACACGTCACCGTCACCTCCAGCGGCATCGCCGACTACCACGTGGGCAACCGCGCGGACGAGCGCGCGCTGCTCGAACTCACCGACGCGGGCTACGACGGCTCCGCCCACCGCGCCCGCCAGGTCGACCAGGACACTCTGGATGCCGACCTCATCATCGCCATGGCCACCCGCCACCGCGACGAGCTTCTCGAACTCGGCGCGGACGCCGACAAGATCCGCCTCCTGCGCGACTTCGACCCCGCTTCCGGCGAGGACGAATCCGTCGCCGACCCCTACTACGGCGGACCGGCGGAGTTCACCCGTACGCGCGAGCAGATCGAGGCCGCGGCCGACGGCATCGTCGACTGGGCCAGGCAGCGGCTGGGACACTAA
- a CDS encoding HAD hydrolase-like protein — MSDFLSGAPVPAGRRIILLDVDGTLIDSFPGIRAGFFHGLDEVGHPHPAEEFTAKIAGPPMEQTYASLGLSPEETSRAFDAYMAFTREGGWSRAEAFAGVDKLLPWLKDEGFYIATATSKGENFARAILTELGLLPHIDFLGAAQERGERREKDKVIAYVLDSLELHDRTGDLLMAGDRLHDIEGAKAHGIDTVAVTWGYGAPEEWDLARYVAKSTDELKEIIHDWAN, encoded by the coding sequence ATGAGTGACTTTCTTTCCGGCGCCCCGGTTCCCGCCGGCCGGCGCATCATCCTTCTCGACGTCGACGGCACCCTCATCGACTCCTTCCCCGGCATCCGTGCCGGCTTTTTCCACGGCCTCGACGAGGTGGGTCACCCGCACCCCGCGGAGGAGTTCACCGCGAAGATCGCCGGGCCGCCGATGGAGCAGACCTACGCCTCGCTGGGGCTCAGCCCCGAGGAAACCAGCCGGGCCTTCGACGCCTACATGGCCTTCACCCGCGAGGGTGGCTGGTCCCGGGCGGAGGCGTTTGCGGGCGTCGATAAGCTTCTTCCGTGGCTGAAGGACGAGGGTTTCTACATCGCCACGGCCACGAGTAAGGGCGAGAATTTCGCCCGCGCGATCCTCACCGAGCTGGGACTGCTGCCGCACATCGACTTCCTCGGTGCGGCCCAGGAGCGCGGCGAGCGCCGGGAGAAGGACAAGGTGATCGCCTACGTGCTGGACAGCCTGGAGCTGCACGACCGCACCGGCGACCTCCTCATGGCGGGCGACCGCCTGCACGACATCGAGGGCGCGAAGGCCCACGGCATCGACACCGTGGCCGTGACCTGGGGCTACGGCGCGCCGGAGGAATGGGACCTGGCCCGCTACGTGGCCAAATCCACTGACGAACTGAAGGAGATCATCCATGACTGGGCAAACTGA